In a single window of the Saccharothrix australiensis genome:
- the atpD gene encoding F0F1 ATP synthase subunit beta — protein sequence MSDMSATATTTRTGRVVRVIGAVVDVEFPRDAVPELFNALHVEITYEAVAKTLTLEVAQHLGDNLVRTISMQPTDGLVRGATVTDTGNSIQVPVGDVVKGHVFNALGDCLDAPGLGRDGEQWGIHRKAPSFDQLEGKTEVLETGIKVIDLLTPYVKGGKIGLFGGAGVGKTVLIQEMITRIAREFSGTSVFAGVGERTREGTDLLLEMEEMGVLGDTALVFGQMDEPPGTRMRVALSALTMAEYFRDVQNQDVLLFIDNIFRFTQAGSEVSTLLGRMPSAVGYQPTLADEMGELQERITSTRGKSITSLQAIYVPADDYTDPAPATTFAHLDATTELSRPISQKGIYPAVDPLSSSSRILEPSIVGEEHYRVAQEVKRILQKYKELQDIIAILGMDELSEEDKVLVGRARRLERFLGQNFIVAEKFTGQPGSFVPIKDTIEAFDRVCKGEFDHYPEQAFFSCGGLDDVEANAKKLAGK from the coding sequence ATGAGTGACATGAGTGCTACTGCCACCACCACCCGCACCGGCCGTGTGGTCCGGGTGATCGGCGCCGTCGTCGACGTGGAGTTCCCGCGCGACGCGGTTCCGGAGCTGTTCAACGCCCTGCACGTGGAGATCACCTACGAAGCGGTGGCCAAGACGCTGACCCTGGAGGTCGCCCAGCACCTGGGTGACAACCTGGTCCGCACCATCTCGATGCAGCCGACCGACGGCCTGGTCCGCGGCGCGACCGTGACCGACACGGGCAACTCCATCCAGGTGCCCGTCGGCGACGTCGTCAAGGGCCACGTGTTCAACGCGCTCGGCGACTGCCTCGACGCGCCCGGCCTCGGCCGGGACGGCGAGCAGTGGGGCATCCACCGCAAGGCGCCGTCGTTCGACCAGCTCGAGGGCAAGACCGAGGTCCTGGAAACGGGCATCAAGGTCATCGACCTGCTGACCCCGTACGTCAAGGGCGGCAAGATCGGCCTGTTCGGCGGCGCGGGCGTGGGCAAGACGGTGCTCATCCAGGAGATGATCACCCGTATCGCCCGCGAGTTCTCCGGCACGTCGGTGTTCGCCGGCGTCGGCGAGCGCACCCGTGAGGGCACCGACCTCCTCCTGGAGATGGAGGAGATGGGCGTGCTCGGCGACACCGCGCTCGTCTTCGGCCAGATGGACGAGCCGCCGGGTACCCGCATGCGCGTCGCGCTGTCCGCGCTGACGATGGCGGAGTACTTCCGCGACGTCCAGAACCAGGACGTGCTGCTGTTCATCGACAACATCTTCCGGTTCACCCAGGCCGGCTCCGAGGTGTCGACCCTGCTGGGCCGCATGCCGTCGGCCGTGGGCTACCAGCCGACGCTGGCCGACGAGATGGGCGAGTTGCAGGAGCGCATCACCTCGACGCGCGGTAAGTCGATCACCTCGCTGCAGGCCATCTACGTGCCCGCGGACGACTACACCGACCCCGCGCCGGCGACCACGTTCGCCCACCTGGACGCGACGACGGAGCTCTCCCGTCCGATCTCCCAGAAGGGCATCTACCCGGCCGTCGACCCGCTGTCGTCGTCGTCCCGGATCCTGGAGCCGTCGATCGTCGGCGAGGAGCACTACCGGGTCGCGCAGGAGGTGAAGCGGATCCTGCAGAAGTACAAGGAGCTGCAGGACATCATCGCCATCCTCGGCATGGACGAGCTGTCCGAGGAGGACAAGGTCCTCGTCGGCCGCGCCCGTCGCCTGGAGCGCTTCCTCGGCCAGAACTTCATCGTGGCCGAGAAGTTCACCGGTCAGCCCGGCTCCTTCGTGCCCATCAAGGACACGATCGAGGCGTTCGACCGCGTCTGCAAGGGCGAGTTCGACCACTACCCGGAGCAGGCGTTCTTCAGCTGCGGCGGGCTCGACGACGTCGAGGCCAACGCGAAGAAGCTGGCCGGCAAGTAA
- a CDS encoding F0F1 ATP synthase subunit B: MKTLILAAEGEAINPVLPHPSEIIIGLIAFLLLFFVIKKFVSPRFETLYAERAAKIEGGIEKAEQAQAEAQRMLEQYKAQLAEARAEAARIRDDARIEGEQIISELRAKAQEESARIVAQGQTQLETQRAQIVAELRGELGRLAIDLADRVVGESLEDEVRRRGTIDRFLAELDDTAAPAGK; the protein is encoded by the coding sequence ATGAAGACCCTCATCCTGGCGGCGGAGGGAGAGGCCATCAACCCGGTCCTCCCGCACCCGTCCGAGATCATCATCGGCCTGATCGCGTTCCTGCTGCTCTTCTTCGTCATCAAGAAGTTCGTGTCGCCACGCTTCGAGACGTTGTACGCGGAACGCGCCGCCAAGATCGAGGGCGGCATCGAGAAGGCCGAGCAGGCGCAGGCGGAAGCCCAGCGGATGCTGGAGCAGTACAAGGCGCAGCTCGCCGAGGCCCGCGCCGAGGCGGCCCGCATCCGGGACGACGCCCGCATCGAAGGCGAGCAGATCATCAGCGAGCTGCGCGCCAAGGCGCAGGAGGAGTCCGCGCGGATCGTCGCGCAGGGCCAGACGCAGCTGGAGACCCAGCGCGCGCAGATCGTCGCCGAGCTGCGCGGCGAGCTGGGCCGCCTCGCCATCGACCTGGCCGACCGGGTCGTGGGCGAGTCGCTGGAGGACGAGGTGCGCCGCCGGGGCACCATCGACCGGTTCCTCGCGGAACTCGACGACACCGCGGCTCCGGCCGGCAAGTGA
- a CDS encoding IclR family transcriptional regulator — translation MPAPKSLLGRAFALLAVFTAERPSATLSELSRHSGLPLSTTHRLVRELVAWRALARDEEGRFTIGLRLWELGALSPGALGLRERALPYLEDLFEVIRHNVQLAIRDDLEVVYVERISAKDAVNVLTRMGSRMPLHATGVGLVLLAHAPHDVQERALASPLKRFTEHTITTPQALRTALAAVRRDGYAISDRQLEPITHSVAAPVRGPNGEVVAAVSVVVPVETRTDTVLPAVRACGRAISRSLGWRTP, via the coding sequence GTGCCGGCGCCGAAGTCCCTGCTCGGCAGAGCGTTCGCCCTGCTCGCCGTCTTCACCGCCGAACGCCCGTCGGCCACGCTGTCCGAGCTGAGCAGGCACTCGGGGCTGCCGCTGAGCACGACGCACCGCCTCGTGCGGGAACTGGTCGCGTGGCGCGCCCTGGCCCGCGACGAGGAGGGCCGGTTCACGATCGGCCTGCGGCTGTGGGAGCTGGGCGCGCTCTCCCCCGGCGCGCTGGGCCTCCGGGAACGGGCGCTGCCCTACCTGGAGGACCTCTTCGAGGTGATCCGCCACAACGTGCAGCTGGCCATCCGCGACGACCTCGAAGTCGTCTACGTGGAACGGATCTCGGCCAAGGACGCGGTCAACGTCCTGACCAGGATGGGCTCCCGGATGCCGCTGCACGCCACCGGCGTGGGCCTGGTGCTGCTGGCGCACGCGCCGCACGACGTCCAGGAACGCGCGCTGGCCTCACCGCTGAAGCGGTTCACGGAGCACACCATCACGACGCCCCAGGCCCTCCGGACGGCGCTGGCGGCCGTGCGGCGCGACGGCTACGCCATCTCCGACCGGCAGTTGGAGCCGATCACCCACTCCGTCGCGGCCCCGGTGCGCGGCCCGAACGGGGAGGTGGTGGCCGCCGTGTCCGTGGTCGTGCCGGTCGAGACGCGCACCGACACCGTCCTGCCCGCCGTGCGGGCCTGCGGGCGGGCCATCTCCCGCTCCCTGGGCTGGCGGACGCCCTGA
- a CDS encoding DinB family protein, with protein sequence MTGPSAKSELHRYLQLARDAVLWKLEGLAEYDARRPLTPTGTNLLGLVKHLASVEAGYFGVTFDRPFPDPQPWMSVDAEPNEDMWATAEESREFITGTYRRAWAHSDATIEALDLDSAGSVPWWPEERRRVTLHRVLIHLIAETNRHAGHADVVRELVDGSAGLRADADNLAEGDEPWWAAYRARLERAAREAAG encoded by the coding sequence ATGACCGGACCGAGCGCGAAGTCGGAACTCCACCGCTACCTCCAGCTGGCGCGCGACGCCGTGCTGTGGAAGCTGGAGGGCCTCGCGGAGTACGACGCGCGCCGACCCCTGACCCCGACCGGCACGAACCTCCTGGGGCTGGTCAAGCACCTGGCGAGCGTCGAGGCGGGGTACTTCGGCGTGACGTTCGACCGGCCGTTCCCCGATCCGCAGCCGTGGATGTCGGTGGACGCCGAGCCGAACGAGGACATGTGGGCCACCGCCGAGGAGTCCCGCGAGTTCATCACCGGCACCTACCGGCGGGCGTGGGCGCACTCGGACGCCACGATCGAGGCGCTCGACCTGGACAGCGCGGGCAGCGTGCCGTGGTGGCCGGAGGAGCGCCGCCGGGTCACCCTGCACCGGGTGCTGATCCACCTGATCGCGGAGACCAACCGGCACGCGGGCCACGCCGACGTGGTCCGCGAGCTGGTCGACGGGTCCGCCGGCCTGCGCGCCGACGCCGACAACCTCGCGGAGGGCGACGAGCCCTGGTGGGCTGCCTACCGCGCCCGCCTGGAGCGCGCCGCGCGCGAGGCAGCCGGCTGA
- a CDS encoding F0F1 ATP synthase subunit gamma, whose product MPAQIRELRQRIRTVNATKKITKAYELIATSRLAKAQARVEASKPYAEEITGVLSALASASANLDHPLLTARETPKRAGVLVVTSDKGMCGGYNANVLRAAEELFALLRSEGKEPVLYVMGRRGVGYYRFRRREIAAEWTGFSQLPHYVNAAEAGDALVPAFVEGTQNGGRGVDELHIVYTEFKSMLSQQPTAKRIAPMEVEFDPTPAAKLQSVYSFEPNAEALLGALLPKYVKTRLFSALLDAAASESAARRTAMKAATDNANELVRSLSRAANAARQAQITQEISEIVGGASALTGGAGSDE is encoded by the coding sequence ATGCCGGCACAGATTCGAGAGCTGCGCCAACGGATCCGCACGGTCAACGCGACCAAGAAGATCACCAAGGCGTACGAGCTGATCGCCACCTCCCGCCTGGCCAAGGCGCAGGCCAGGGTCGAGGCGTCGAAGCCGTACGCCGAGGAGATCACCGGGGTGCTCTCCGCGCTGGCGAGCGCCTCGGCGAACCTCGACCACCCGCTGCTGACCGCGCGCGAGACGCCGAAGCGAGCCGGCGTGCTCGTCGTGACCAGCGACAAGGGCATGTGCGGCGGGTACAACGCCAACGTGCTCCGGGCGGCCGAGGAGCTGTTCGCGCTGCTGCGCTCGGAGGGCAAGGAACCCGTCCTCTACGTCATGGGCCGCCGGGGCGTGGGCTACTACCGCTTCCGCCGGCGGGAGATCGCGGCCGAGTGGACCGGGTTCTCCCAGCTGCCGCACTACGTCAACGCGGCGGAGGCGGGTGACGCGCTGGTGCCCGCCTTCGTGGAGGGCACCCAGAACGGCGGCCGTGGCGTGGACGAGCTGCACATCGTCTACACCGAGTTCAAGTCGATGCTCAGCCAGCAGCCGACGGCCAAGCGCATCGCGCCGATGGAGGTCGAGTTCGACCCCACGCCCGCGGCGAAGCTCCAGTCGGTGTACTCGTTCGAGCCGAACGCCGAGGCGCTGCTGGGCGCGCTGCTGCCCAAGTACGTCAAGACCCGGCTGTTCTCGGCACTGCTGGACGCGGCGGCGTCGGAGTCGGCGGCCCGGCGGACCGCGATGAAGGCGGCCACGGACAACGCCAACGAGCTGGTCCGCTCCCTCAGCCGTGCGGCGAACGCGGCCCGCCAGGCCCAGATCACCCAGGAGATCAGCGAGATCGTCGGTGGCGCCTCCGCGCTTACCGGTGGCGCAGGAAGTGATGAGTGA
- the atpA gene encoding F0F1 ATP synthase subunit alpha, which produces MAELTISSDEIRSAIEKYVSTYSPEVSREEVGVVAETYDGIAIVEGLPGTMTNELLEFPGGVLGVALNLEVREIGAVILGDFDKIEEGQEVKRTGQVLSVPVGDGFLGRVVNPLGQPIDGLGDIVADDNRALELQAASVLQRQPVGEPMQTGIKAIDAMTPIGRGQRQLIIGDRKTGKTAVCIDTIINQKKAWESGDPQQQVRCVYVAVGQKGSTIAGVKAALEEAGALEYTTIVAAPASDSAGFKWLAPYTGSAIGQHWMYQGKHVLIIFDDLTKQAEAYRAISLLLRRPPGREAYPGDVFYLHSRLLERCAKLSDDMGGGSMTGLPIIETKANDVSAYIPTNVISITDGQCFLESDLFNAGVRPAVNVGISVSRVGTAAQTKAMKTVSSSLRLDLSQFRELEAFSAFASDLDAASRAQLDRGARLVELLKQAQYSPVPMEEQVVSIYLGTKGHYDSVPVGDVRRFEAEFLDHVRRSHDVILSSIRESKTLSEDTEKGIVDAVNAFKQQFTASNGAAVVNEAPADAMDADKVGHESVKVNRPAPTEK; this is translated from the coding sequence ATGGCGGAGCTGACGATCTCGTCGGACGAGATCCGCAGTGCGATCGAGAAGTACGTCTCGACCTACTCCCCGGAAGTCAGCCGGGAAGAGGTCGGCGTCGTCGCGGAGACCTACGACGGCATCGCCATCGTCGAGGGTCTGCCCGGCACCATGACCAACGAGCTGCTGGAGTTCCCCGGCGGCGTGCTCGGCGTGGCCCTGAACCTGGAAGTGCGCGAGATCGGCGCGGTCATCCTCGGCGACTTCGACAAGATCGAAGAGGGCCAGGAGGTCAAGCGGACCGGCCAGGTGCTCTCCGTGCCCGTCGGCGACGGCTTCCTCGGCCGCGTGGTCAACCCCCTCGGCCAGCCGATCGACGGCCTCGGCGACATCGTCGCCGACGACAACCGCGCCCTGGAGCTCCAGGCCGCGTCGGTGCTCCAGCGCCAGCCGGTCGGCGAGCCCATGCAGACCGGCATCAAGGCCATCGACGCGATGACCCCGATCGGCCGCGGCCAGCGCCAGCTGATCATCGGTGACCGCAAGACCGGCAAGACCGCGGTTTGCATCGACACGATCATCAACCAGAAGAAGGCGTGGGAGTCGGGCGACCCCCAGCAGCAGGTGCGCTGCGTCTACGTGGCCGTCGGTCAGAAGGGCTCCACCATCGCGGGCGTCAAGGCCGCGCTGGAGGAGGCGGGCGCCCTGGAGTACACGACCATCGTCGCCGCGCCCGCGTCCGACTCGGCCGGCTTCAAGTGGCTCGCGCCCTACACCGGCTCGGCCATCGGCCAGCACTGGATGTACCAGGGCAAGCACGTCCTGATCATCTTCGACGACCTGACCAAGCAGGCCGAGGCGTACCGCGCGATCTCGCTGCTGCTGCGCCGCCCGCCGGGCCGCGAGGCGTACCCCGGTGACGTCTTCTACTTGCACTCGCGCCTGCTGGAGCGCTGCGCGAAGCTGTCCGACGACATGGGCGGCGGCTCGATGACCGGTCTCCCGATCATCGAGACCAAGGCCAACGACGTGTCGGCGTACATCCCGACCAACGTCATCTCGATCACCGACGGCCAGTGCTTCCTGGAGTCGGACCTGTTCAACGCCGGTGTCCGCCCGGCCGTCAACGTGGGCATCTCGGTGTCCCGCGTCGGCACCGCCGCGCAGACCAAGGCGATGAAGACGGTCTCCAGCTCCCTGCGCCTGGACCTGTCGCAGTTCCGCGAGCTGGAGGCGTTCTCCGCCTTCGCCTCGGACCTCGACGCCGCCTCGCGCGCCCAGCTGGACCGCGGCGCCCGGCTGGTCGAGCTGCTCAAGCAGGCCCAGTACTCGCCGGTGCCGATGGAGGAGCAGGTCGTCTCCATCTACCTCGGCACCAAGGGCCACTACGACTCGGTCCCGGTCGGCGACGTGCGCCGGTTCGAGGCGGAGTTCCTGGACCACGTGCGGCGCAGCCACGACGTGATCCTGTCCAGCATCCGCGAGTCCAAGACGTTGTCCGAGGACACCGAAAAGGGCATCGTGGACGCTGTCAACGCGTTCAAGCAGCAGTTCACCGCATCCAACGGCGCCGCGGTCGTGAACGAGGCGCCCGCCGACGCGATGGACGCCGACAAGGTCGGACACGAGTCGGTCAAGGTCAACCGACCCGCTCCGACCGAGAAGTGA
- a CDS encoding DUF2550 domain-containing protein: MGIAEVVGVVLFVAVVVLAYVAWRRIRLLRAGGVHVALRTRLDVSGRGWHLGVGHYRGDSFVWSRVLSLRAGPDRLIHRDGFEIDDRREPTASEAYAMPHGAVVLRCRGASGETVEIAMGPDALTGFLSWLESAPPGRSIPWAS, encoded by the coding sequence GTGGGGATCGCCGAAGTCGTCGGGGTGGTCCTGTTCGTCGCGGTGGTGGTCCTCGCGTACGTGGCGTGGCGCCGCATCCGCCTGTTGAGGGCGGGCGGGGTGCACGTGGCCCTGCGGACGAGGCTCGACGTCAGCGGTCGGGGGTGGCACCTCGGCGTCGGGCACTACCGGGGTGACTCGTTCGTGTGGTCGCGGGTGCTGAGCCTGCGCGCCGGCCCGGACCGGCTGATCCACCGCGACGGGTTCGAGATCGACGACCGGCGTGAGCCCACGGCCTCCGAGGCTTATGCGATGCCGCACGGCGCGGTGGTGCTGCGGTGTCGCGGTGCCTCGGGTGAGACGGTGGAGATCGCAATGGGCCCGGACGCGTTGACCGGCTTCTTGTCGTGGCTGGAGTCGGCGCCTCCGGGCCGTTCCATTCCCTGGGCGTCTTGA
- a CDS encoding cob(I)yrinic acid a,c-diamide adenosyltransferase gives MAVHLTKIYTRVGDDGTTGLGDFSRVPKTDPRITAYADVDETNAALGVALALGRLEPAVADVVRKVQNDLFDVGADLCTPVTEDPKHPPLRVGQPYIDRLEAWCDEHNARLGKLESFILNGGTPGAALLHQARTITRRAERSTWALVEADPDHTSTLPAKYLNRLSDLLFILARVANPDGDVLWRPGGNA, from the coding sequence ATGGCGGTTCACCTCACCAAGATCTACACCCGAGTGGGCGACGACGGCACCACCGGCCTCGGCGACTTCAGCCGGGTGCCCAAGACCGACCCGCGCATCACGGCGTACGCGGACGTGGACGAGACCAACGCCGCCCTGGGCGTCGCGCTGGCCCTCGGCCGACTGGAACCGGCCGTGGCGGACGTGGTCCGGAAGGTCCAGAACGACCTCTTCGACGTCGGGGCGGACCTCTGCACGCCCGTCACCGAGGACCCGAAGCACCCGCCGCTGCGCGTGGGCCAGCCCTACATCGACCGCCTGGAGGCGTGGTGCGACGAGCACAACGCCCGCCTGGGCAAGCTGGAGTCGTTCATCCTCAACGGCGGCACGCCGGGCGCGGCCCTGCTCCACCAGGCCCGCACCATCACCCGCCGGGCGGAACGCAGCACGTGGGCACTGGTGGAAGCCGACCCGGACCACACGAGCACCCTGCCCGCCAAGTACCTGAACCGCCTGTCCGACCTGCTCTTCATCCTGGCCCGCGTGGCCAACCCGGACGGCGACGTCCTCTGGCGGCCGGGCGGCAACGCCTGA
- a CDS encoding F0F1 ATP synthase subunit delta codes for MTLHAASRDALAAAELRLLEVLDGTAGTDHAAAGKLGEELFAVVGLLSRQSSLRRALADASTEPVSREQLLRGLLDGKVSGDALEVLTTVVAARWSSPRELVDGVESLARTTLLVRAERDGKLDTVEDELFRLGRIIAGNYELELALTDPAADADGKVSLVDGLIAGKVDDTTKVLVHQLVREPRGQGVVAGLADLASLAAKRRERSVAYVRSAVELDAAQQDRLEATLTRIYSRPIALHVEVDPTLRGGLQIKIGDEVIDGSVAGRLAALRRDLAG; via the coding sequence ATGACGCTGCACGCCGCCAGCCGCGACGCGCTGGCCGCCGCCGAACTGCGGCTGCTGGAGGTCCTGGACGGCACCGCCGGGACCGACCACGCGGCCGCGGGCAAGCTCGGCGAGGAGTTGTTCGCGGTGGTCGGCCTGCTGAGCAGGCAGTCCTCGCTGCGCCGGGCACTGGCCGACGCCTCGACCGAGCCCGTGAGCCGTGAGCAGCTGCTGCGCGGCCTGCTCGACGGCAAGGTCTCCGGTGACGCCCTGGAGGTGCTCACCACGGTCGTCGCCGCGCGCTGGTCCAGCCCGCGCGAGCTGGTCGACGGCGTCGAGTCGCTGGCCCGCACCACGCTCCTGGTGCGGGCCGAGCGGGACGGCAAGCTCGACACCGTCGAGGACGAGCTGTTCCGCCTCGGCCGGATCATCGCCGGCAACTACGAGCTGGAGCTTGCGCTGACCGACCCCGCGGCCGACGCCGACGGCAAGGTCTCGCTCGTGGACGGCCTCATCGCGGGCAAGGTCGACGACACGACCAAGGTCCTGGTGCACCAGCTGGTGCGGGAGCCCCGCGGCCAGGGCGTCGTCGCCGGGCTGGCCGACCTCGCGTCGCTCGCGGCCAAGCGCCGGGAGCGCTCCGTCGCCTACGTCCGATCCGCCGTCGAGCTGGACGCGGCGCAGCAGGACCGTCTCGAAGCCACGCTGACCCGGATCTACTCCAGGCCGATCGCGCTGCACGTGGAGGTCGACCCCACGCTGCGCGGCGGCTTGCAGATCAAGATCGGCGACGAGGTCATCGACGGCAGCGTGGCCGGTCGGCTGGCGGCACTGCGCCGCGACCTCGCCGGCTGA
- a CDS encoding F0F1 ATP synthase subunit epsilon: MAEMTVQLVAVERRLWSGKATSVVAQTTEGEIGILPGHEPVLGQLVEGGVVRIRTVENDLVTAAVHGGFLSVTGEGVSVLAEDAELAHEIDVEEARSALTDSDDVARARAIARLRAAGHSA, from the coding sequence GTGGCCGAGATGACCGTCCAGCTGGTCGCCGTGGAACGCCGCCTGTGGTCCGGGAAGGCCACCTCGGTGGTCGCGCAGACGACCGAGGGCGAGATCGGCATCCTGCCCGGCCACGAGCCCGTGCTGGGGCAGCTGGTGGAGGGTGGCGTGGTCCGGATCAGGACCGTGGAGAACGACCTCGTGACCGCGGCCGTCCACGGCGGATTCCTGTCCGTCACCGGGGAGGGCGTCAGCGTCCTCGCGGAGGACGCCGAGCTGGCCCACGAGATCGACGTGGAGGAGGCCCGGTCCGCCTTGACCGACTCCGACGACGTCGCACGGGCACGGGCGATCGCACGGCTCCGCGCCGCGGGCCACTCGGCCTGA
- the murA gene encoding UDP-N-acetylglucosamine 1-carboxyvinyltransferase encodes MSEHFRVQGGARLVGEVEVVGAKNSVLKLMAAALLAEGTTTITNCPEILDVPLMADVLRSLGCTVTLDGDVATITTPAELNHRADSEAMGKLRASVCVLGPLVGRCKRAVVALPGGDAIGSRPLDMHQNGLRKLGAHSEIEHGCVVAEAEGLHGAQIWLDFPSVGATENILMAAVLAKGTTVIDNAAREPEIVDICVMLQEMGARIEGAGTSTLTVHGVESLSPTEHRVIGDRIVGATWAFAAVMTRGDITVRGVNPHHLDLVLEKLRMAGAEVTTFDDDGFRVVQDGRPRSVDFVTLPYPGFATDLQPFAIALSSVSEGTSMITENLFEARFRFIEEMVRLGADARTDGHHAVVRGVERLSSAPVWASDIRAGAGLVLAGLCAVGATEVYEIFHIERGYPGFVENLRKLGATVDRISG; translated from the coding sequence GTGAGCGAGCACTTCCGGGTCCAGGGCGGTGCGCGGCTGGTCGGCGAGGTCGAGGTCGTCGGTGCCAAGAACAGCGTGCTGAAGCTGATGGCGGCGGCGCTGCTGGCGGAGGGCACGACCACCATCACCAACTGCCCGGAGATCCTGGACGTGCCCCTGATGGCGGACGTCCTGCGCAGCCTCGGCTGCACCGTGACGCTGGACGGCGACGTCGCCACGATCACGACGCCGGCCGAGCTGAACCACCGGGCCGACTCGGAGGCGATGGGCAAGCTGCGTGCGTCGGTGTGCGTGCTCGGGCCGCTGGTCGGCCGGTGCAAGCGGGCCGTGGTGGCGCTGCCCGGTGGCGACGCGATCGGCTCCCGGCCGCTGGACATGCACCAGAACGGGCTGCGCAAGCTCGGCGCGCACAGCGAGATCGAGCACGGGTGCGTGGTCGCCGAGGCCGAGGGCCTGCACGGCGCGCAGATCTGGCTGGACTTCCCGAGCGTGGGCGCGACCGAGAACATCCTGATGGCCGCCGTGCTGGCCAAGGGGACGACGGTCATCGACAACGCGGCCCGCGAGCCGGAGATCGTCGACATCTGCGTGATGCTCCAGGAGATGGGCGCGCGGATCGAGGGCGCGGGCACGTCGACGCTGACCGTGCACGGCGTGGAGTCGCTGTCGCCCACCGAGCACCGGGTCATCGGCGACCGGATCGTCGGCGCCACGTGGGCGTTCGCCGCCGTGATGACGCGCGGCGACATCACCGTGCGCGGGGTGAACCCCCACCACCTGGACCTGGTGCTTGAGAAGCTCCGGATGGCGGGCGCGGAGGTCACCACGTTCGACGACGACGGCTTCCGGGTGGTGCAGGACGGCCGCCCGCGGTCGGTGGACTTCGTGACGCTGCCCTACCCGGGCTTCGCGACCGACCTCCAGCCGTTCGCGATCGCCCTGTCGAGCGTGTCCGAGGGCACGTCGATGATCACCGAGAACCTGTTCGAGGCGCGGTTCCGGTTCATCGAGGAGATGGTGCGGCTCGGCGCGGACGCCCGGACCGACGGCCACCACGCCGTCGTGCGGGGTGTGGAGCGGCTGTCCAGCGCGCCGGTGTGGGCGTCCGACATCCGCGCCGGCGCCGGGCTGGTGCTGGCGGGGCTGTGCGCGGTGGGTGCGACCGAGGTCTACGAGATCTTCCACATCGAGCGCGGGTACCCGGGGTTCGTGGAGAACCTGCGCAAGCTCGGCGCGACGGTCGACCGCATCTCCGGCTGA